In the genome of Coregonus clupeaformis isolate EN_2021a chromosome 1, ASM2061545v1, whole genome shotgun sequence, one region contains:
- the LOC121577890 gene encoding delta-like protein D has protein sequence MGRQSLVIAVILCVLICQGFCSGVFELKVQEFLNKKGVTGNTNCCKGASGIQQCECKTFFRICLKHYQVHVSPEPPCTYGGSVTPVLGSNSFQVPETIAEAFANPIPFSFGFTWPGTFSLIIEALHTDSYDDLSTDNPEQLISRFTTQKHLTVGDEWSSDLQTSGRTELKYSYRFICDEHYYGEGCSVFCRPRDDAFGHFTCGDRGEIICNSGWKRTYCSEPICLPGCGEEHGFCDKPGECKCRVGFSGRYCDDCIRYPGCLHGTCQQPWQCSCLEGWGGLFCNQDLNYCTHHKPCMNGATCTNTGQGSYTCSCRPGFTGASCEIEVNECSDNPCRNRGSCTDQENTYTCACPPGFYGNNCELSAMTCADGPCFNGGRCADNPEGGYYCQCPLSYAGFNCEKKIDHCTSNPCSNGAQCMDLVNSYTCQCPEGFSGANCEDNIDECANYPCQNSGTCLDGMNDYTCTCPPGYTGKNCSSPINQCEHKPCHNGATCQERNNRYVCACVPGYGGHNCQFLLPEHPQGQPGVEGAGKRYSAEEDQGTFLWTAVCAGIILVLLLLLACAVLVVYIRVKVQQRSQQGDHHSESETMNNLANNCQRPDKDLAVSVIGTTGVKNTNKKVDFHSDNAGGEKNGYKSRYSSTDYNLVHELKPEDLLKEDQEKSEAKCSESNCSESLCSDIDFEEKHRKHLKSDTSEKKRPEESMCNEASICNDTKYQSVYVISDEKDECIIATEV, from the exons ATGGGACGTCAGTCGCTCGTGATAGCTGTCATCCTTTGTGTCTTGATATGCCAG GGTTTTTGTTCAGGGGTTTTCGAGTTGAAGGTACAAGAGTTTCTCAACAAGAAAGGAGTGACAGGCAATACAAACTGCTGCAAAGGAGCCTCTGGGATTCAGCAGTGTGAATGCAAAACGTTTTTTAGAATCTGCTTGAAGCATTATCAAGTTCACGTATCACCGGAACCCCCTTGTACCTATGGTGGTTCGGTGACTCCTGTCCTCGGATCAAACTCCTTCCAAGTGCCGGAAACAATTGCAGAAGCCTTCGCCAACCCTATTCCGTTTTCTTTTGGATTCACGTGGCCG GGGACATTCTCTCTCATCATTGAGGCCCTACACACGGATTCTTACGATGATCTTTCAACAG ATAACCCTGAACAACTGATCAGTCGCTTCACCACTCAGAAGCATCTGACAGTGGGAGATGAGTGGTCCTCTGATTTACAGACTAGTGGAAGAACAGAGCTGAAGTACTCCTACCGATTTATTTGTGATGAGCATTACTACGGGGAGGGTTGTTCTGTTTTCTGCCGTCCACGAGATGATGCCTTTGGTCACTTCACCTGTGGGGACCGTGGAGAGATCATTTGCAACTCAGGATGGAAAAGAACCTACTGCTCAGAAC CGATCTGTCTTCCTGGTTGTGGCGAGGAGCATGGGTTCTGTGACAAGCCTGGTGAATGCAA GTGTAGAGTTGGCTTCAGTGGGCGTTACTGTGATGACTGCATCCGCTACCCAGGGTGTCTTCATGGCACCTGCCAGCAGCCGTGGCAGTGTAGCTGCCTGGAGGGGTGGGGTGGCCTCTTCTGCAACCAAG ATCTCAACTACTGCACACACCACAAGCCCTGCATGAATGGAGCCACTTGTACGAATACTGGCCAGGGTAGCTACACCTGCTCCTGTAGGCCCGGCTTCACTGGGGCCAGCTGTGAGATTGAGGTCAACGAATGTTCCGACAACCCCTGCCGAAATCGGGGAAGCTGCACT GATCAAGAAAACACATACACATGTGCCTGCCCCCCAGGCTTCTATGGCAACAACTGTGAGCTCAGTGCCATGACCTGTGCCGATGGGCCTTGCTTTAACGGCGGACGCTGTGCTGACAACCCAGAGGGAGGATACTACTGCCAGTGTCCTCTCAGCTATGCCGGATTCAACTGTGAGAAGAAGATCGACCACTGCACCTCCAACCCATGCTCCAATG GTGCCCAGTGTATGGACCTTGTGAACTCCTACACGTGCCAGTGCCCTGAGGGATTCTCCGGAGCCAACTGCGAGGACAACATTGACGAGTGCGCCAACTACCCCTGCCAGAACAGTGGCACATGCTTGGATGGCATGAACGATTACACCTGCACCTGCCCACCTGGATACACTGGCAAGAACTGCAGCTCGCCAATCAACCAATGCGAGCACAAGCCCTGCCACAACGGAGCCACCTGCCAGGAGAGGAATAACCGCTACGTGTGCGCTTGTGTGCCAGGCTACGGCGGCCATAACTGCCAGTTCCTCCTGCCAGAGCACCCCCAGGGACAGCCCGGGGTGGAGGGAGCTGGTAAGAGATACTCTGCTGAAGAGGACCAAGGCACATTCCTCTGGACCGCAGTGTGTGCTGGGATTAtcctggtgctgctgctgctgctggcctgTGCCGTGCTGGTGGTTTACATCCGGGTCAAGGTGCAGCAGAGGAGCCAGCAGGGTGACCACCACAGTGAGAGTGAGACCATGAACAACCTGGCCAACAACTGTCAACGGCCTGACAAGGACCTAGCTGTCAGCGTGATCGGCACGACAGGGGtcaagaacaccaataagaaagTGGACTTTCACTCGGACAATGCTGGAGGAGAGAAGAATGGCTACAAGTCCCGATACTCGTCAACGGATTATAATCTGGTGCATGAGCTAAAGCCAGAAGATTTGTTGAAAGAGGACCAAGAAAAGAGCGAAGCAAAGTGTTCCGAATCAAATTGTTCGGAATCTCTTTGTTCCGACATTGACTTTGAAGAGAAACACAGAAAACATTTAAAGAG TGACACCTCAGAAAAGAAACGTCCAGAGGAGTCGATGTGCAACGAAGCATCGATTTGCAACGACACAAAGTACCAGTCAGTCTACGTCATATCAGACGAGAAAGATGAATGTATCATTGCAACTGAG GTGTAA